The Prevotella herbatica genome contains the following window.
TCTCTCCATAGGTTTCGAGCAAATAGGACATGTGGCTTTATCGCTCTCTATAGATAAAGTAGAATAGCCACAATTCTTGCATCTAAAAAGTGGTTTACGATAAACATTTAGACTATTTTCTTTCAAAGATACCATATTTTGGCGATTGTATTTATAGTCAGCCACACCAACTGCCTTAAAAATCTTTTTATCTTTTACAAGTTCATGCCCAGGAGCAAAAGAATTAATAGCCATGTCTAAGTCTCTAGTAACGATATCTTCAGCCGGCAATTTGTCAGGTTTGTTCAAATATAAGTTCCTTGTTCTTGTAGGAAATCCAAACATGGGTAACATACCTGCATTGGCCAACCTTTCACTCAATGAATCTTGAGTAAAGTCAGTGCTGGAAGCAATATCAGATATTCTACCAATAAACTCAGTTTGCATATTTTTCAAAATAGATTTCCTATCATTATCTGTTATAAGAGTCTCTTTTGTTACAACCTCAATAATATGTTTAATCTCATTAGTATGATATTTTATCCATTTTTCAGCAATAAGCTTATTCGTTGGTTCCCAATCAAAAACATTTCCAAAATTACCATGAATATTATCATTTGCGGAAGAAACTTGAGAGTTCAAGAATACGTGATAAAGCACTTCCTTATAAATAATTCTTTCAGCGATCTCTTTTATTCTAACCTCAAGATAAGGATCTTTTGGAGAGGAAGACACCATGCGTTCAGGTTCTTGATAGTGTGTCTGATCATGACTACTTCCTTTTGCTATAGTCAACGCTACTGCTAGTGGGTTACCTCTTCTCCCTGCTCGACCTACACGTTGTTGATAATTAAAACGTTGTGGTGGCACATTACCCATCATAACTACAGATAAAGAACCAATATCAACACCAGCCTCCATTGTGGTGGTGACACTAAGTAAATCAATACCATCAACAATTGGTGTTTCATCATTAAGAAAAATATCTTGAAATAATCTCTGACGTCTACGCGAGTCTGACTTAGAAGTTTGTCCTGTCATTTCTTCACAATGTAATCTATAGATATCATTTGTATCATTTACCAACGACAAATAATAATCTTGAGGATCCTGTAAGTCTTGTGCTGTTATAGTTTTATGAATTGTCAATCTACTTTGACAATTGGTACAGATTCCATTTGATGGCTGAAGATGTACTGTTTTACATATTGGACATATCCAATATTCCATTCCCAAGTATGATTTAACAAATGCGATTCCCTTACCTGTTAGCTGTATGTAATTCTTATCAAGAATCTCCATACCACGCATAGTCTCTTTCAGTAATTCTATTATTTGCCTCACATGTTTACTACCATAAATAGAATTAATCATCTTTCTAACAGACATAGGGAAGGACTTTGGAGTTGGATACTTTGAATCATATCCTGTGATCCTCCGCTTTTCTCCAAGAATTCTAACAGTAGAATTTATAAGTTGCTCTAGTCGATTATCCATATTATTAGTTTGAATACAAGAAATATATCCCAACTTCATCGCTTCAAAAGATTTTTTCTTGTTAGCAAACAAACTAATTAGCAGTTCCTGTCTGTTTGCAAGACAAATTTTATTATAATATTCTTCGGCATAATCTCCTAGACCATCTTTTTTTCTATATTCTTTGAAATCAAACAAATTCCACCATGCTCCTGAAAATAAATTAGTAGATAAAGAAGGTTTAGGCCCTGCCGGATTAGTTCCAATTTTTAACAGACCACTAAACACATCAGAAGTTATATATGGGAAACCTATATTTTCAATATTTTTAAACTTAAATTTTAGTTCTATAGCCTCTTGTTCAGTTAATCCATAGCGTTTACTCCGAATCATTTGGATCAAACTAGCATATATATTTTTATTACTAAGAGCTATCATTTTATCGTTTTCTTCTCTAGACTGTATAATTCTATCTTTCGCCTGAAATTGTTTTAGGAAATTAATAACTTCGTCATCGCCTTTCAAAGCATGAAGCATAAGCCACCGAACAACATCACGATAATGATCTAATTCTATTCCTGCCGATAACTTTGCCGCAGCTTGACGACTATCAGAAAACAAAATAACTTTAGCCGTTTCATCCTTAGCATTTTTCATTGATCTTATTAAAGAGTCAGCTAAAACTTGATTTACTTTTTGCAAACCTACGCTATGTCTTCTCAATGGTGTGATGCTATTTTGATCAGTAATTTTATATTTTACTTCGCACTGTGGACAAACTACAGGAAATTTGGTTTCATTCTCTGATTTTTGAATCCGAAGGAGATATTCTCCGCGCTTATCTTTTTTATATTCTCCAGTTAAACTATTATAGTTAACATTCACCCATTCTTCTTCAGAAATCACATGACCCTTCCAAAGAACTCCATACATGGCCTTGCCGATAGGCATATCAGCACTAAGATACGTTTTACCGTTTTTATTAACAATATAACCTCCTAAAAATGCCTCTCCACAACTTTCACATATGATTACTTCTAATGCAGAATGTCCACAACTACAAATTGAGCGTGGATTCTTATATAATTTTCCTAGTAATCGTCCTTTAAATCTATTTTCTTGGCTTACACAATCACAGACTTGATTAGAACAAGCCCATAGACCATTTATAGCACGAAAAAAGAAGTGTACTCTAATTGGTAAAATAAACCCTTTATTACCTTTAGATTTACAAATAATCTTAAGTACAGAAGCAACAAATAGTAAAGCATTCTTTCCTGACACTCCCATTCGTGTTGCCATGTTTATTATATCTGTAGCTGCAATTTTACCATTATCACCATACATAGAAAATATAATCCATTTGTCTAAACTATATTTTTCAGAAACTTCATAAAAACTTTTACAATGCAACGTATGCAATAGTGTCTCTTTTTTTTCTTGCTCAGTCTTACTCGGGTCAGCATACTGAACTAAGGCGTCAATTGGCAATTTTGTCATAGGTTGTTGTGGGATAGATTGTTCATCTCCTGAGAATATACAGAAACGATCTTCAAAGTCAAATTTGTTAAGACCAAAGAACTCACAAAGAAAATCTTTTGTTTGATCATTCATTTCTAGAGATGCACTTGTTGCAAGGAATTGAACCTGAGGAGAATCTGGTGTCAAGCCTAATCTGTCTAATAAAACTCTTATTAGATATGCAACTTCTGTTCCAGATGTTCCACAATATGTATGCAATTCATCAATAATCAAATGGAAAACATGTTTAGGATCTTCTTCAAGCCACTGCTTTGTACTTTCAAAAATAGGTGATTCTATTTCCCTCATCAACATAACATTAAGCATGCTATAATTTGTTATCATTATATCTGGGGAATTATCTTGCATAGACTGACGACTCCACATTTCACCATTGTCACATTCCATACATGGCACATGATAGAGTAATTCTGTATTCTCAGACTTTTGTGCCGCTAAATTCGCAGCTTCCCAATCAACCTCAAGTTGTTTTTTTTCATATTGCAACTTATTCTTTGTATTTTCACTATTACCACTAACAGGAGTACTGCCAGTATACCTACCAAAATAAAACCGGTTCCCTTGACGATTCCTATCTAGCCAATCTAATGCTCCTTTATTATTAGTTCTACGACTATTTAGACATTTACGAAGCCTAATCATTTGATCCTCAGCCAAAGCATTTAACGGATACAGAATCATTGTTCTCATAGCCCTGGTTCGCTCACTTCCCCATTTTTTTGATTCTGTTAGCAAATCTGCAATAATAGGGAGAATAAAACATTCTGTTTTACCAGAACCAGTACCAGTCGTTACAACTATGTTTTTTCTATTAATAAAAGCTTCCTTTAGAGAATCATATTGATGTGAATATAAAACTCTTTTTTCAGATTTATCATTATAAAATAGACCACATTGTACGAATTCCGACAAATCATTAGATATATTTTCCTTACAACAGAATTCATCTATAGAGGCTTTGCCTTTATATTGAGGGATAAGTTCAACAATTGGTGATTTGCATATAGTTCCTGTTTCAGACATCAAATCACGTCTCTCACTATTATAGTGTTCATCAAAGAAAGGAATAGCACTATTAATATACTTTAAATAGGTTTCCTTTAAGTCTTCATATATTTTTATAGGATCATTCATATGAAATTGATTTACATAATATTTTATTTAACTCTTCAACAATTTCTTTCGAAATATTATCAAATATATAATAATCAAAGTCACGAGTAGGTTTGCCTCCCCTCAATATGGACTCAATGAGTAAAATCCGATATAAAATTATTGGGAAGTGGATTTTTTTTACTCTTAAAACATTTTTTTCAGAACTATAAGAACCATTACACTCTTCACATATAACTCTACTATAACAAAAAGCTAAATTATTAGCTTCTGGAGCAGTATCCCAACTTGGAATAGATACAATTTTTCTGTTCGGGTAAATAAAGTAATTGTAAGCAGTAGAATCTATCCGTTTTGCAATTCCAATATTTTTCTTTTTACATTTAAAATCGAAGTTTGTAAAGTCATTTATAGTAAGTCTATTAAAATTATCAACTATTTTGTCTATTGAAGGAATGCTTTTAAGAATAGACTTAGCGTAAAATGTATACTCAATAGAAAAATCATATTTGGGTCTAACATTTGAATAATAAACAAAAGGAAAATCTGTCTCATCTTGGTATTTTTCATTAAAAATATTTGTGTAGACATATCCACATTTCCCCTTTATTAATAAAGGCTCTGTAACTCTAAATTTTCCATCGCCAATTGTATCTATATTACCTTGAATAAACAATGGCATAAAAATTTTCCAGGCGGGACGTTCATCTTCCCCTAAGTGATATTGCTGATTCAAATATTTGCAATAAGACTTAATAACATTATAACTCACTAGTCCCTTAAAACTCATCCATCCGAGTAAAAGACTTTGGGCTTTATATAAATTAGTATTCATCATCTATTAAATATGATTCGTAATCACTTGAAATCAAAGGTGAACTTTCGCGTATTTGCATTATTTGTATAGCGCTCAGGTATCCATTATTGTCAGGTTTCATTCTATTAAAATGTCCTTCATTGCACTCATTTATTGTATATTTTGTTTTAGTTAGACAACCAAAATTGCTTATACATTGTTTGGCAAGTGGCAATCCTTCTTCATCAGTTGAAATTAATAATATTCTGAGGTTTCCTGGAAATTTAATGTCCGTTCCTGGAAAGGTGTCTTCTAACCCTGTTATCATATTTACAATAGGTTGTAAATAGCAAGAAATATAAGATGTATTTATATTCTGCATGACAAAGAAATGTAATTTTGTTGGCTCTTCAGATGAAAGTCTAACAATATCCTCAAACCCATTGTTCCATACATCAAAAAAAGAACGAACCTCAGGCGTTACATTAAACATAAAATATTTACAGCAACCGATTGCATTCAACAAACTAGCGACGATTTTTCCATCAGAAAATAACAACACGTCATAACCAACTAAGAGTCCAAATATTTTTTTAGATATATTAGGCAATCTATTGTTACATTCCAAATAATGACTTAATCGCAATATGAAATTATCATCCGATTTAATTACTTCGCTTTCTAAGTCAATAGTTCGTATGGAATGTGTAGAGATATTTTGAACACATTTTTTTTCAAGATTAGAATTATTAAATATTGAAAAAACATCTTTTACCATTCCAAAGTTTCTGACTATTTCTTGTTTGTTATCTGATAACCTTTTAAAAATTTCAGCTTGATGTTTAATAATTGCATCGTTTTTTTCAATAGTTGAAATCTGGTCTTTAATATGGATATTTAAGACACGTTCTTCTTCTAATAACTTAACCTTAGCCTTTCCTAATTCCATTTGAGCATTCTCTGCAAGAATATTAATTTCGGCTATTTTCTTTTCTGTTCTTGCTTTTGCATCTATAATTTTTTGCTCATTATCTATTTTAAATTGTTTAAATGCATTTGTAAATTTACCACCTTCTTCATTAATATAATGCTGATAGTTGGCTTCCACAGATCGTTCAATAAGCTGGTTCATAATTGGACTTGCAACTAACTGCTTTAACTTCTCATAAGAAAATGAGAAATCGTCAACAATTTCACTAACTCTATTAATTCTTGAATTAATTATAATTTTTGGCGTCCCCTTTATACCAATTATAACTTCTCTTATTGCTAGCATTAAATTATCAGAACTACCACCCCCAATTAATTCAAGCCAAGTTTTTTTGAGCACTTCTCCAGTTATCCAACAGCACAAGGTCTTATTCGACATCATATCAACATATTCTGGTTTCAAAGAAATAGTGTCTTTAATAATGAAATAATGCCTATCATCAGCGGTTACAAAATTATCAAAATCACTATCAATTAAATCGTTTAATTTCCACCTAGAAATATAATGTCTATTAATACTTTCATCTATCTTATAAACATATTTATCTACACCAATATAGAATGCGCCATCTTTAGTATACTTAGCTTTCAATTCATCATATGATTGTGCAATGTCGGTTGATATAGTATTTCTAACATCTAATATAGGTATACCATATTCTTCAACTATACCATTGTTCCAGTCCCAAATATAATTATCCTTGCCATTATTATTTGAATGTTGAACACCTAGAAATACACATTTATGAACAAGATTGGGACATTTTCCTTGAAAATGTGGGGCAAAAACTCGACCTTGACTAGGAAACATTTCAACTGCCTCTGATGGTGTAAGGTGATTAAACTTCCAATCCGTATCTAAATAGCCTATTACAGATATTCTTGCATTATTGGAACTCGATGGTTCAGCAATTCCAACTATTTTAATACTTTCTATTTCCATATTTGTTTTTTTCTTTGATTAGATAATTAATATTATTTTTACGATATAATATATCAGAACACCATTTTCTAAGTGGAGTTATTGTTGATATATATGAATACTTGCTAAAATCTAAGCCTACAACTAACCCTTCTTTAGTTGTTTGCCAACAGTATGGCCGTTTGTTTTGTAGATCCCATCTTTTATTATCATTCCATGGAATGATATCGATATTATCTTCAACTAATGTAAATTCTTTTACTTTATAACCTTTAATTTTTATTTGGTGCTTTCCTTTTTTTAAATCAAAAGTATGCGTCTGTTGTTCAGTATGCGAATCGTACCTAACACCATCAATCCAAAATGCTAATGCTACTTTAGTTATCAATATTGGTGGAGCCCCAACTATATATGTGTTTGGTCTAAGCTTAAAGCCTCCAACTATAGAATATGGACGCTCTTCACCGTAAAATTTTTCATACAATTCATATTTTGGATTTATTCTTATAATTCTAAATAATCCAATGGATGCAACAACATTTCTACCTAAATATCTAGCACCATTTCCTATATATTCAAGCAATAATGCGTCTGCATTGTAGTCATCAATATATCTAGTTTCATTCCACCAATTATCATAATCAGGATCTTTTTGGAATACTATTACATTACTGCGTTTCATATTATAATATGGTTTGAGAAAATCAAAATTTAGTCTAGATTTTAACTGAATTTCTTCAACTAACTCTCCATTATATATACTCAGTACATCAATAAACCAATTTTCATTATCATAATACAAGTTTATATTATATTTTGGTTCTGAAACTATTGACTCTTTGCTTACTCCATAGCAAGTAGGTTTTAAATATTCACCTGTCCACGACAAAAAATATTGATATATTTGCTCATTAGCACGACTTCGGTCATCAGAAAGAATTCTTATAGCTCGTCTAGAATAATATGTTTTTTCATGTCTGATACCAATTAAAGACCAAAATTCATGTTCGCTCAAGTCTTCATTGGGATTTAAGCATTTTTCGATAAATAAGTATGCAATACTTTTTAGATCTTGGCGGTTAAGAATAAGAGAAGAATGTACTTTGGGGTATTGAACATACCTATAAATTCCTGTTGTTGGTTCGCATACGTTGGTTATTATAAACGATTTGTCATTACACCACTCATAATATCGTGTCCAAATATCATCCTGATTCTCACAAGCCCATTTTTGCCAATCATTAACTTTTATATCTAAGACATCATTATCACATATTCTATTTCTGAAGTTGGAAGAAGAAAAACCATCTGCAGTATCCATCTTTGATGCTGCATACATTTGGATAGCAATAATACCTAATATTTCTTCTATACTCGAACATCCAGATATATTATAAAATCTCTGGCAGCTATGTACAGAATCAAAGAAGTCTTTTATACTACATTTTTTGACTTTGCAGAATTGTTTTATGTAGTATTCATCTATGATAGGGAATATAACCTCGCCCCTTTTGTCATCAGCAAAGAAGGTATCAAGAACGAATTTTCCCAAAGTTGAATATGGATCAGTCATTATTTTCTCTTATTTTTCAATATACTATATTATTAAAGGTTATAAAATAGCAACGCTTCCATGTATAGTCCTGCAAAGATAGCAATTACAATCAATAACTATACCTTTATAATATTAACTTGCAAAATTTTTGATAAAATTACTCGTTAAATATTTAGAGCAAAAACATGTAAGAATCTTGTCTATTTTTTATCACATTCAAGTTGGTTTTCCACATCTTTAAAATTTTAGTCCATTAATTTACGTTTAAAGCACAAATATATGAAATATTATTGAAAATAAATAATAATTATTATTAAAACGTAAAAAACAAGCTATAAATTACATAATAATAGCATTAAATCATTGGAATATAAAAAGTAGTATTGTTAAATTACCTATATTCTATTGGCGAAAAAATATGGACTACAAAATACTTAGAAACACCTTGTATTTTTAGAGTAATTACAATTGAATAATTAACAAAAAAGATATCAAATGAGCTATTAATAGACCCAATATCCGAAATATCCTTTTCTTAATGGGACAACTATTGTTGATTTATGGGATGGTCTTTATCGTGTAGCTCATCATGAAGATGTATGCAAATAGTGTCATTAGAAGTTGCATCATAAACATAGACGCTTTTATGCATGAAAATACTTGCGGAATTCTAGCTGATTTCTCAAAACACAGGATACTGTCAAACATATTTGTTCCAAAACAGAGGATACAACGGCTTGTTTTTGTTTCAAAACATAGGATACATACACTGTTTTTTGTTCCAAAATGGAGGATACATCAATAAGTACCTGCTTCAAAATGGACTTAAGGAGTGTCCCCACGCTTTTGTTTTTTTTAGCTACGTAGCTACGTCATCGCATGAATCCCCTTTAAACAAAGCAATCAGCGATAAAGAAGTATGTATTTAAGCTACGACAAGCTACGTTCTAGCTACGTCATAAATTGCGTTATTACGATGAAACGCAAAATAAGAAGTAATATTAAAGTGATTTTATTTGAATATTTAGCGCAGCTATTTTTGGTTTAGCCTATAAGAGTAATACCATAGAGTAACGCAAATTAATATTTTAATCCAAAATATTACTGTATGATAATCATAATTGCTGATAAAGGATGTTTGTACAAATAGTGCGATGCCTATACCACAAAACCTTCTAGAAAGATAATTCGAGTTATTAATTACAGCCATTTGTCTTTTCATATTAATTTATTTTTTCTAATTTGTTCTTACAATCATCAAACAGGTTTTACTGTGTATCCTTGATCACGAAGCATCTTGATGATAGAATATTCTCCCATCATGTGCCTACAACCAAATGCAAATAAGCAAGCATGGTTAGATATATTTTTTTCGATAATTGGAACCCATTTTTTATTTCTGTCACGTACTAATATTTCTTTTTCCTCTTTAGATTCTGGAATTGGTGATTTATCAAAATAACTTTCCATTTTATAATAATCATTTTCTAAATACAAATTAGTTAATTCTTGAAAAGGATGATCAGGCATTAAATTTAATGCATGAATACATATATAAAGAATATTAACTTGTTTCTTTAAAGAGACTGTATCTAGACCATTGCCGACATTCATAGATAAATGAAGAAGAGACAACTGGACTGCATCATCATCTAAGGCTATAATTTTAGCTTTAGTTTTGATAGCTTCGTTATATAAAACCTTATCTACCATTTGTATGCCAGCTCTTTGCTTTACAAATTCCGATAAAGCTATTCGTGAAACCCAATAACTTGGTTTCTTTTTCCAATATTCTGTATCAAACATCTTATCGGCTAAGTATTTATCAATTTCTCGAAATTCGGCTAGGCTGTCACAAAGACGCTTATAATAAATTCCACGTGGCATCAAATACTTAGGATCTGGATTTCTTATCCATTTATAAAACAACATATCTGCTGCTTTGTTATGCTTTGGCTTTGGTTCCATCGTTGATTCAAAACCAATAACGTCCGCTTTTTGAAAAACATCTGCAAGCCCTTTAAATTTAAAGATCTCCTCTTTTGTAAAGTTATAACCATCTCCGTGACATGTTCCAAACAAATAGGATTTCTTTGTTAATCCGTTACCACTTATTTCCCAAAGAAAACCAGCCTTATTCGACAACGTATCTGTATTAGTGTTCAAGTTAGTTTGAGCAAATAAGTTGTTTGATATCATTACTAAAATGATTATAAAACACTTTCTAAAAAACATATTCATAATTTTAGGTATATAAGAATTAAATTTTATCTACAATATTAGCATTAATAATCGGTTGTGATTATAACTTTCAAGTACTATGCACACGCTGAGTTAAAGGAAGTATAGCGGCAAACTTTGTAAGTATGTTCATGGTCTTGTTAAAGTCATCCTAAATCGAGGGCAATATAATTACCCAGATACCACTAAAGGTTGTGGGAGAAATACTTTTCTCCAAAACATTGAGCAAACTAAATAGTTCAAAGACTTTTTCACTACCCAGAGAGAAGTGACCATCATCATATTGTCTTTCAAGTTCATCATAAGTTGTTTCTTCAGGTTTACTTTTTTCAGCAGTTAATTCGTTAACTAATAATACATTAGCAATATCTATGATAGTATAGAATTTGCTATTAAAGTATTATGAAATACAAAGATAATATATATTTTTGAATAAGCCCACTAAATTAAATGTTTTTTTATCTACAAAAATGCGTGACTAAATTCGCACTAAATATAGAGACCATGTAACGACTAGTAATAACGTTTGATCGATGAAATACAAACTTTATATCATAGAAACGCAAACGTTTGATCGATACTATGGAAACTTTATATCGTAGGAATGGAAACGTTATGTCGTAGAAACAGATCTGTTTTATCGTAGAAACGAATGTCCTGATTTGCAAAAACAAATTAGTGACACAAATGCATAGATTTAAAACAAACGAAACACAATAAACTAAAGTTATTTTAGCAATATGATATGATAGGCTTGATAAATAAGACTACTATAATTATGGTAAAATTTTTAATTCTCTACATAGAGTTTTCTAAAATAAAGTGTCGAAGTGTCAACATGTTGATTACTAAGCTATTAAACCAAAAATAAGTGTCGGTGAAGTGTCGGCTAAGTGTCGGTAAATCTTATGTTTGATGGAAGATATGCAAATTCACCATTATTATATAGGCGATTTTATGTTTGATTGATATAACGTAGAATTTACCGACACTTAGCCGACACTTCACCGACACTTAAAACAAGTCTAAAGTACTGATTATAAGTTCATTGACTCTTCGACACTTTATTTTCAAAAACGCCTAGTACGCGCGCGTGTAAATTGTTAGTATTTTAATATATTTATCTTGTTATAAAATCACCTCTTATTTTACTTTAAACATCCATTTCTATATGGAAACACTCTTTCATGACGTAGCTAGAACGTAGCTTGTCGTAGCTAAATGGTCTGTTTAATTTCCACAGTTCTCTTTGTTTAAAGGCTATTCAAGACATGACGTAGCTGCGTAGCTAAAAACTTAAATTACATAAGGGAAGGCTTTGTAAACTTAGGGAGGAGACTAAATAAATACCAAACATAATTTTATTTTGTATTGTCTTCGACTTCTTACTTTAACTGCGTTGAAGATAAGGCTACACTCGGGATAACAAAATTAAAACTTGTTTTAATTTTGCTTTTTCGCTCATTTGCACTACCTTTAAATAAGGTAGGCTGCGTCTAAACAAATTTCGACGAACCGAAATATAACCAAATTTATTTGAGGTATATTGAGGTGAGGATGAAATTCACATGATGTAATAAAAATAAAAGAGACTTTTATTTTGTATTGTTTTCGACTTGCATACTTTAACTACGTTGAAAGTAGGCTGCACTCGGGAGAGCCCCAATTAAAATCAATTTTAATTTGGACTTTCCACTCGTTTGCACTACCTTTGTCACAAAAAGAGGAATATGAAATATAAAATGATTGTACTCGACTTAGACGGTACTTTGACTAACGAGAAAAAGAAGATAACTCCGAAGACAAAGGAAGCTCTGATGCGTGCACAAGAAAACGGAATAAAAGTTGTTTTGGCTTCAGGAAGACCTACTTATGGCATTACTGCCCTAGCAGATGAACTGAACCTGAAAGAATATGGTGGTTACATATTGGCTTTCAATGGTGGAAAGATTATTAGCTGCAAAGATATGAATGTGGTCTTTGAACAAATCCTTGACGAGAATCTTGTCCCAAAGCTATACGAAACTGCTACAAATAACAATATGCCTATTCTTACATATCAAGGCGAAAGCATCGCTACTAGCAAAAAAGATGATCAATACGTTGCTTACGAGGCTTTTATAAACCAGATGCCTGTTATACAATATGATGACTTTCTTGGACAAGTTGTTTACCCGATTAATAAATGCCTTATCGTGGGAGAACCTACCCTACTTCACAAATTGGAATTAAAACTGGCAAAGGAAGTTGAAGGCAAGATGAATATATATCGTTCGGCTACCTGCTTCCTTGAATGTGTACCTCTCGGAATAGATAAAGCTAAATCACTCGACAGACTAATCAAAACGCTTGACATCAAAAAAGAAGAGATTATTGCTTGCGGTGACGGATATAACGACCTTAGCATGATTGAATTTGCTGGTCTGGGTGTTGCTATGGCAAATGCAGCTGAAGATATACAAGCCAAGGCAGACTTCATCACTTATTCAAACGAGGAAGATGGTGTGGCACATGTTATTGACAAATTCATATTTGGTGAATAGTAGACTATACAATATATAAAAAGGCGAGTTTTACACTCGCGTTTTTTAGTTTATTGAATTTGTACAGAACTGTATTTATCTATTTCAACTTTCACACCTTTTGGTATTTTAGGAGTTTTCCATGTCCCGTCAAGAACCAATATTTTATAAGTTCTTCCAGAATGTAAAGCGTTTATTGCCTCCTGTAAAGTGAGATGATTACCACGACCTTGCGTAGACACAACAGAATCATAATGCCTAATGTAAGGTTTGAGTTCAGGAATAACCTCACCAATTGCATCTGCCAATGCTCCAGCAACAACTCTTGCTCCATATATATTGTAATGTGTATTGTCTTTCCTTCCTTTTGGAATAGCAGCACACTCATCAGGTTTCAACCACATGTGAAGATAACGACTACCCTGTATGCCATATTGTTGTTCTATCCTTGTTGTTATGGCATTGGCATCAACATAAGCTACATTTAGTCTACGAGCCACATTAGACGCCGATAGCCTGTATTTTCCGTGAGTGTCTACAAGAGTATCACTATTTATCTTTTCATCGCCATAGGCAACGCTGCGCAAAGCCTCATCTTCAGTAACCGTGTCAACGACATTATAAAAAGATCTGCG
Protein-coding sequences here:
- a CDS encoding Cof-type HAD-IIB family hydrolase; its protein translation is MKYKMIVLDLDGTLTNEKKKITPKTKEALMRAQENGIKVVLASGRPTYGITALADELNLKEYGGYILAFNGGKIISCKDMNVVFEQILDENLVPKLYETATNNNMPILTYQGESIATSKKDDQYVAYEAFINQMPVIQYDDFLGQVVYPINKCLIVGEPTLLHKLELKLAKEVEGKMNIYRSATCFLECVPLGIDKAKSLDRLIKTLDIKKEEIIACGDGYNDLSMIEFAGLGVAMANAAEDIQAKADFITYSNEEDGVAHVIDKFIFGE
- a CDS encoding rhamnogalacturonan acetylesterase; the protein is MKRIIKLLFLFAILMVMMSADNHHPVIYIIGDSTAAEKSDFQNNPERGWGMVLQGFFTEDVTVSNHAVNGRSSKSFIDEGRWQKVLDELKPGDYVVIQFGHNDSKPSPDRHTDPGTTFDANLERYVNETRAKGATPILMSPVARRSFYNVVDTVTEDEALRSVAYGDEKINSDTLVDTHGKYRLSASNVARRLNVAYVDANAITTRIEQQYGIQGSRYLHMWLKPDECAAIPKGRKDNTHYNIYGARVVAGALADAIGEVIPELKPYIRHYDSVVSTQGRGNHLTLQEAINALHSGRTYKILVLDGTWKTPKIPKGVKVEIDKYSSVQIQ